The following are encoded together in the Ranitomeya imitator isolate aRanImi1 chromosome 4, aRanImi1.pri, whole genome shotgun sequence genome:
- the LOC138674550 gene encoding olfactory receptor-like protein OLF1, which produces MKNETFVTKFILSGLSSNPDLQLPLFLLCLLVYMITLLGNLMIIVLIRVTPGLQTPMYFFLMNLSFVDVIYSSAITPNIIANIFSEIRTISIIACAIQMFLVIDLASTEGMILAVMAYDRYVAICKPLYYTVIMNKVKCVKCVISVYMAGCVNSLIHTCAAFSLLFCRSNRVNHFFCDINPILRLSCKDTFLNQVFLYVFAGSIEVGSFLCIVISYVYIIFAIFRIGSSGGRSKSLSTCVSHFTCVALFYCPVFFLYLRPNSVYAVDQDWVVSVFYTVVIPMLNPMVYSLRNRDVKKALVQLNVK; this is translated from the coding sequence ATGAAGAATGAAACATTTGTCACAAAATTCATTCTCTCTGGTCTCTCCTCCAACCCAGACCTCCAGCTTCCTCTCTTTCTGCTCTGCCTGTTAGTCTACATGATAACTTTGCTGGGAAACCTTATGATCATTGTATTAATTAGAGTAACCCCCGGACTGCAGACACCAATGTACTTCTTCCTTATGAATTTATCATTTGTAGATGTCATTTATTCATCAGCTATTACACCCAATATTATTGCCAACATCTTCTCTGAAATCAGAACAATCTCCATTATCGCTTGTGCTATACAAATGTTTTTAGTCATTGACCTGGCGAGCACAGAAGGGATGATACTTGCAGTGATGGCTTATGACCGATATGTAGCTATATGTAAACCGTTGTATTATACAGTCATTATGAACAAAGTGAAGTGTGTTAAATGTGTTATCTCAGTGTATATGGCAGGATGTGTTAATTCGTTAATTCATACATGTGCTGCATTTAGCCTCCTGTTCTGTCGGTCTAATCGTGTCAACCATTTCTTTTGTGATATCAATCCAATCCTAAGACTTTCATGTAAAGATACATTTCTTAACCAAGTTTTCTTATACGTTTTTGCTGGTTCTATTGAAGTAGGCTCTTTTTTATGTATTGTGATATCATATGTCTACATTATATTTGCCATATTTAGAATTGGTTCATCTGGAGGTAGGAGCAAGTCTTTATCCACTTGTGTCTCTCACTTTACATGTGTAGCCTTATTCTACTGCCCGGTTTTCTTTTTGTACTTGCGACCAAATTCTGTGTATGCAGTGGATCAGGACTGGGTAGTGTCAGTGTTCTATACAGTAGTAATACCTATGTTAAATCCCATGGTCTATAGTTTAAGGAATCGGGATGTTAAAAAAGCTCTGGTGCAACTTAATGTAAAATAG